A genomic window from Brassica oleracea var. oleracea cultivar TO1000 chromosome C8, BOL, whole genome shotgun sequence includes:
- the LOC106312354 gene encoding pollen-specific protein SF21 isoform X3 encodes MEHHVKTCHGLVSVVVYGDQEKPALITYPDVALNYLSCFQGLFLCPEAVSLLLHNFCIYHISPPGHEFGAAPVCSTDPSPSVEDLADQILEVLNFFRLESVMCMGITAGAYILSLFAIKHKDRVLGLILISPLCKAPSWSEWFYYKVVSNLLYYYGMSGLLKDRFLQRYFSKEARGSSEVPERDVVHECRRLLGERHGVSLRRFLEAINRRHDITDGLRSLKCRTLIFVGDQSPFHSETLHMVAALDRKNSALVEVQACGSMVTEEQPHAMLIPMEFFFMGFGLYRPGRVSDSPTSPLSPSCISPELLSPESLGLKLKPIKTRVPTKC; translated from the exons ATG GAGCATCATGTCAAAACATGCCATGGTTTGGTTTCAGTTGTAGTCTATGGAGACCAAGAGAAGCCAGCATTGATCACTTACCCTGATGTAGCATTAAATT ACTTGTCTTGCTTCCAAGGGCTGTTTCTCTGCCCTGAAGCAGTGTCTTTGCTCCTCCATAACTTCTGCATCTACCATATTAGTCCCCCTGGACATGAG TTCGGAGCTGCTCCAGTTTGTTCCACTGATCCGTCGCCTTCTGTTGAAGACCTTGCTGACCAGATTCTCGAAGTCTTGAACTTCTTTAG ACTGGAGTCAGTAATGTGCATGGGGATCACTGCTGGTGCCTACATCCTCTCCTTATTTGCT ATAAAACATAAAGATCGAGTTTTGGGTCTGATTCTGATATCGCCTCTATGCAAAGCACCCTCATGGTCTGAATGGTTTTATTACAAG GTAGTGTCAAACTTGTTGTACTATTATGGCATGTCTGGATTGTTAAAAGATCGTTTCCTTCAGAGGTACTTCAGTAAG GAAGCTCGTGGTAGCTCTGAAGTTCCAGAGAGGGATGTAGTACATGAATGCAGAAGG CTGCTTGGTGAAAGACACGGTGTTAGCCTTAGGAGGTTTCTGGAAGCAATCAACAGGAGACATGACATAACTGATGGGTTGAGAAGTTTAAAATGCCGTACACTCATATTTGTTGGAGACCAATCTCCTTTCCACTCTGAGACTCTTCACATGGTGGCTGCATTAGACAGAAAAAACAGCGCCTTGGTTGAG GTGCAAGCTTGTGGATCAATGGTGACAGAAGAGCAACCACATGCGATGTTGATACCAATGGAGTTCTTTTTCATGGGCTTTGGGTTGTACCGGCCTGGTCGGGTTAGTGATAGTCCTACGAGTCCACTCAGCCCGTCGTGCATTTCGCCTGAGCTTCTGTCTCCGGAGAGTCTTGGTTTGAAGCTTAAGCCAATAAAGACTCGGGTTCCCACCAAATGCTAA
- the LOC106312354 gene encoding pollen-specific protein SF21 isoform X1, whose translation MAGLNDDVSVDIEEISNGGKEHHVKTCHGLVSVVVYGDQEKPALITYPDVALNYLSCFQGLFLCPEAVSLLLHNFCIYHISPPGHEFGAAPVCSTDPSPSVEDLADQILEVLNFFRLESVMCMGITAGAYILSLFAIKHKDRVLGLILISPLCKAPSWSEWFYYKVVSNLLYYYGMSGLLKDRFLQRYFSKEARGSSEVPERDVVHECRRLLGERHGVSLRRFLEAINRRHDITDGLRSLKCRTLIFVGDQSPFHSETLHMVAALDRKNSALVEVQACGSMVTEEQPHAMLIPMEFFFMGFGLYRPGRVSDSPTSPLSPSCISPELLSPESLGLKLKPIKTRVPTKC comes from the exons ATGGCGGGTTTAAACGACGACGTCTCAGTCGACATTGAAGAGATCTCCAATGGTGGAAAG GAGCATCATGTCAAAACATGCCATGGTTTGGTTTCAGTTGTAGTCTATGGAGACCAAGAGAAGCCAGCATTGATCACTTACCCTGATGTAGCATTAAATT ACTTGTCTTGCTTCCAAGGGCTGTTTCTCTGCCCTGAAGCAGTGTCTTTGCTCCTCCATAACTTCTGCATCTACCATATTAGTCCCCCTGGACATGAG TTCGGAGCTGCTCCAGTTTGTTCCACTGATCCGTCGCCTTCTGTTGAAGACCTTGCTGACCAGATTCTCGAAGTCTTGAACTTCTTTAG ACTGGAGTCAGTAATGTGCATGGGGATCACTGCTGGTGCCTACATCCTCTCCTTATTTGCT ATAAAACATAAAGATCGAGTTTTGGGTCTGATTCTGATATCGCCTCTATGCAAAGCACCCTCATGGTCTGAATGGTTTTATTACAAG GTAGTGTCAAACTTGTTGTACTATTATGGCATGTCTGGATTGTTAAAAGATCGTTTCCTTCAGAGGTACTTCAGTAAG GAAGCTCGTGGTAGCTCTGAAGTTCCAGAGAGGGATGTAGTACATGAATGCAGAAGG CTGCTTGGTGAAAGACACGGTGTTAGCCTTAGGAGGTTTCTGGAAGCAATCAACAGGAGACATGACATAACTGATGGGTTGAGAAGTTTAAAATGCCGTACACTCATATTTGTTGGAGACCAATCTCCTTTCCACTCTGAGACTCTTCACATGGTGGCTGCATTAGACAGAAAAAACAGCGCCTTGGTTGAG GTGCAAGCTTGTGGATCAATGGTGACAGAAGAGCAACCACATGCGATGTTGATACCAATGGAGTTCTTTTTCATGGGCTTTGGGTTGTACCGGCCTGGTCGGGTTAGTGATAGTCCTACGAGTCCACTCAGCCCGTCGTGCATTTCGCCTGAGCTTCTGTCTCCGGAGAGTCTTGGTTTGAAGCTTAAGCCAATAAAGACTCGGGTTCCCACCAAATGCTAA
- the LOC106312354 gene encoding pollen-specific protein SF21 isoform X2 has protein sequence MRLMEHHVKTCHGLVSVVVYGDQEKPALITYPDVALNYLSCFQGLFLCPEAVSLLLHNFCIYHISPPGHEFGAAPVCSTDPSPSVEDLADQILEVLNFFRLESVMCMGITAGAYILSLFAIKHKDRVLGLILISPLCKAPSWSEWFYYKVVSNLLYYYGMSGLLKDRFLQRYFSKEARGSSEVPERDVVHECRRLLGERHGVSLRRFLEAINRRHDITDGLRSLKCRTLIFVGDQSPFHSETLHMVAALDRKNSALVEVQACGSMVTEEQPHAMLIPMEFFFMGFGLYRPGRVSDSPTSPLSPSCISPELLSPESLGLKLKPIKTRVPTKC, from the exons ATGAGACTAATG GAGCATCATGTCAAAACATGCCATGGTTTGGTTTCAGTTGTAGTCTATGGAGACCAAGAGAAGCCAGCATTGATCACTTACCCTGATGTAGCATTAAATT ACTTGTCTTGCTTCCAAGGGCTGTTTCTCTGCCCTGAAGCAGTGTCTTTGCTCCTCCATAACTTCTGCATCTACCATATTAGTCCCCCTGGACATGAG TTCGGAGCTGCTCCAGTTTGTTCCACTGATCCGTCGCCTTCTGTTGAAGACCTTGCTGACCAGATTCTCGAAGTCTTGAACTTCTTTAG ACTGGAGTCAGTAATGTGCATGGGGATCACTGCTGGTGCCTACATCCTCTCCTTATTTGCT ATAAAACATAAAGATCGAGTTTTGGGTCTGATTCTGATATCGCCTCTATGCAAAGCACCCTCATGGTCTGAATGGTTTTATTACAAG GTAGTGTCAAACTTGTTGTACTATTATGGCATGTCTGGATTGTTAAAAGATCGTTTCCTTCAGAGGTACTTCAGTAAG GAAGCTCGTGGTAGCTCTGAAGTTCCAGAGAGGGATGTAGTACATGAATGCAGAAGG CTGCTTGGTGAAAGACACGGTGTTAGCCTTAGGAGGTTTCTGGAAGCAATCAACAGGAGACATGACATAACTGATGGGTTGAGAAGTTTAAAATGCCGTACACTCATATTTGTTGGAGACCAATCTCCTTTCCACTCTGAGACTCTTCACATGGTGGCTGCATTAGACAGAAAAAACAGCGCCTTGGTTGAG GTGCAAGCTTGTGGATCAATGGTGACAGAAGAGCAACCACATGCGATGTTGATACCAATGGAGTTCTTTTTCATGGGCTTTGGGTTGTACCGGCCTGGTCGGGTTAGTGATAGTCCTACGAGTCCACTCAGCCCGTCGTGCATTTCGCCTGAGCTTCTGTCTCCGGAGAGTCTTGGTTTGAAGCTTAAGCCAATAAAGACTCGGGTTCCCACCAAATGCTAA